Proteins from a genomic interval of Youhaiella tibetensis:
- the glyS gene encoding glycine--tRNA ligase subunit beta: MPELLLELFSEEIPARFQRRAAEDLKKAVTNGLVEAGLLYEGAKAFVTPRRLALTVTGLPPRSPDTREEKKGPRVGAPQQAIDGFLKSAGLVSISEAKVESDPKKGEFYVAVVERKGEETQTILSRLLPKVIAEFPWPKSMRWGAGRTQWIRPMRAIIATFGTENDDPVVIPFDAEELESGQTTYGHRFLAPGAIKVKRFDDYVTSLERAKVVLDIDRRRDIIKGEADQLAFAQGLTVIHDDALLEEVAGLVEWPTVMMGSFDPDFLEVPEEVIITTIRVNQKCFCLRDASGKLAPKFLLTANTVAQDGGELIVAGNERVIRARLSDAKFFYETDLATPLADGLPRLEHTVFHAKLGTQLERVNRLEKLAVEIAPLVGANPDEARRAARLAKADLVTNMVGEFPELQGLMGRYYAERQGESAAVANAVEMHYKPLGPTDRVPTEPVAIAVALADKLDLLTGFWAIDEKPTGSRDPFALRRAALGVIRIITENGLRFPLQVEADLLAFFHDRLKVSLRDAGARYDLVDAVISENSNDVLQITQRVEALSDLLGTEDGRNLLAGYRRAVNILVAEEKKDGRAYTGTEFSGAAPVAEELALRNGVAQAYADVSALIASDDYKGAMAALGRLRAPVDAFFEAVLVNDPDPAVRADRLNLLARLRDTMHLVADFSKVAG; this comes from the coding sequence ATGCCCGAACTGTTGCTCGAACTCTTCTCGGAAGAAATCCCGGCCCGCTTTCAGCGTCGCGCCGCCGAAGATTTGAAGAAGGCCGTCACCAACGGTTTGGTCGAAGCGGGTCTGCTCTACGAGGGCGCCAAGGCCTTCGTCACCCCGCGCCGGCTGGCGCTCACTGTCACCGGTCTGCCGCCCCGCTCGCCCGATACGCGCGAGGAAAAGAAGGGCCCGCGCGTCGGCGCGCCCCAGCAGGCCATCGATGGCTTCCTCAAGTCGGCCGGTCTCGTCTCCATCTCCGAGGCCAAGGTCGAAAGCGATCCCAAGAAGGGCGAGTTCTACGTCGCCGTGGTCGAGCGCAAGGGCGAGGAAACCCAGACCATTCTTTCCCGGCTCCTGCCCAAGGTGATCGCCGAATTCCCGTGGCCCAAGTCCATGCGCTGGGGTGCCGGGCGCACGCAGTGGATTCGTCCCATGCGCGCCATCATCGCCACCTTCGGCACCGAAAACGACGATCCGGTCGTCATTCCCTTCGATGCCGAAGAACTTGAGAGCGGCCAGACCACCTATGGCCACCGCTTCCTCGCTCCGGGCGCCATCAAGGTGAAGCGGTTCGATGACTACGTCACGTCGCTCGAGCGCGCCAAGGTCGTGCTCGACATCGATCGCCGCCGCGACATCATCAAAGGTGAGGCCGACCAGCTTGCCTTCGCCCAGGGCCTTACCGTCATCCACGATGATGCCCTGCTCGAGGAGGTCGCCGGGCTCGTTGAATGGCCGACCGTCATGATGGGGTCGTTCGATCCCGATTTCCTCGAGGTGCCCGAGGAAGTCATCATCACCACCATCCGCGTCAACCAGAAGTGCTTCTGCCTGCGCGACGCCTCCGGCAAACTGGCGCCGAAGTTCCTGCTGACGGCCAATACCGTCGCCCAGGATGGCGGCGAGTTGATCGTTGCTGGCAACGAGCGCGTCATCCGCGCCCGCCTGTCGGACGCCAAGTTCTTCTACGAGACCGATCTGGCCACGCCCCTGGCCGACGGGCTGCCCCGCCTCGAGCACACGGTGTTCCACGCCAAGCTCGGCACCCAGCTCGAGCGCGTCAATCGCCTCGAAAAGCTGGCCGTCGAGATCGCCCCGCTGGTCGGCGCCAACCCCGACGAGGCCCGCCGCGCCGCCCGCCTGGCCAAGGCTGATCTTGTCACCAACATGGTCGGCGAGTTTCCCGAACTGCAGGGCCTGATGGGCCGCTACTATGCCGAGCGCCAGGGCGAGAGTGCCGCGGTCGCCAATGCCGTAGAGATGCACTATAAGCCGCTCGGTCCCACCGACCGGGTACCCACAGAGCCGGTCGCGATCGCCGTGGCCCTGGCCGACAAGCTCGATCTGCTCACCGGCTTCTGGGCCATCGACGAAAAGCCCACCGGCTCGCGCGATCCCTTCGCCCTGCGCCGTGCCGCCCTCGGCGTCATCCGCATCATCACCGAGAACGGCCTGCGCTTCCCGCTCCAGGTCGAGGCCGACCTGCTGGCCTTCTTCCACGATCGCCTGAAGGTGTCGCTGCGCGATGCCGGCGCCCGCTACGATCTCGTCGACGCCGTGATCTCCGAAAACAGCAACGACGTGCTCCAGATCACCCAGCGCGTCGAGGCATTGTCCGATCTTCTCGGCACCGAAGACGGTCGCAATCTCCTCGCCGGCTATCGTCGCGCCGTTAACATCCTCGTCGCCGAGGAAAAGAAGGACGGCCGCGCCTATACCGGCACCGAGTTCAGCGGCGCCGCTCCCGTTGCCGAAGAGCTCGCTCTGAGGAACGGCGTCGCCCAGGCTTATGCGGATGTGTCGGCGCTCATCGCCTCGGACGACTACAAGGGTGCCATGGCGGCCCTCGGTCGCCTGCGCGCGCCCGTCGATGCCTTCTTCGAAGCCGTGCTGGTCAACGACCCCGATCCCGCCGTCCGGGCCGACCGCCTGAACCTGCTGGCCCGCCTGCGCGACACCATGCATCTGGTTGCCGATTTCTCGAAGGTCGCCGGCTGA
- a CDS encoding GNAT family N-acetyltransferase, whose translation MSETVLETERLRLTNWQPEHLPELVRLHGDPEIARYFTAEGLPWSEERCRLRLERWASEFRDHRMGKLRVIRKEDGALLGRAGFGIHEPTGEPEIGYALFREHWGKGYATEAAAGLRDWIFRETPHDHFIGFAHKDNAASLAVLARIGMEPTRRQVIFDMPCQFFIYNRRAVHG comes from the coding sequence GTGAGCGAAACGGTCCTCGAAACCGAGCGGCTCAGGTTGACCAACTGGCAGCCGGAGCACCTTCCCGAACTCGTTCGCCTGCATGGCGACCCCGAAATCGCCCGCTATTTCACTGCCGAGGGCCTACCCTGGTCCGAGGAGCGCTGCCGGCTGCGGCTCGAGCGCTGGGCCAGCGAATTCCGCGACCACCGCATGGGCAAACTGCGCGTCATCCGCAAGGAAGACGGGGCATTGCTGGGGCGGGCAGGGTTCGGAATCCACGAACCGACGGGCGAGCCGGAGATCGGCTACGCGCTCTTTCGCGAGCACTGGGGCAAGGGCTACGCCACCGAAGCGGCGGCGGGCCTGCGCGACTGGATCTTCCGGGAAACGCCCCACGACCACTTCATCGGCTTCGCTCATAAGGACAATGCCGCCTCGCTCGCCGTGCTGGCGCGCATCGGCATGGAACCCACCCGCCGCCAGGTCATCTTCGACATGCCCTGCCAGTTCTTCATCTACAACCGGCGGGCAGTTCATGGCTGA
- the ispH gene encoding 4-hydroxy-3-methylbut-2-enyl diphosphate reductase produces MEKRPQLDIVLCAPRGFCAGVDRAIQIVELALEKYGAPVYVRHAIVHNKYVVDGLKAKGAVFVEELDEIPETEAPVVFSAHGVPKSVPADARSRNMFFLDATCPLVSKVHVEAQRHHAEGHEIVLIGHRGHPEVVGTMGQLPEGSITLVETVADAEAFQPQHPETLAFVTQTTLSVDDTSEIVAALRRRFPAINGPHKEDICYATTNRQEAVKQVAPEVDAMIVVGSPNSSNSLRLVEVAERAGCKVAMLVDRASEIDWTRLDGIRSLGVSAGASAPESLVDEVIEAFAQRYEIKVESRVTARENIAFNVPRELRSVSVQVAG; encoded by the coding sequence ATGGAAAAAAGGCCGCAACTTGACATCGTGCTGTGCGCACCGCGCGGCTTTTGCGCCGGCGTAGACCGGGCGATCCAGATCGTGGAGCTGGCGCTCGAGAAGTATGGCGCGCCGGTCTATGTGCGCCACGCCATCGTGCACAACAAATACGTGGTGGATGGGCTCAAGGCCAAGGGCGCGGTGTTCGTCGAGGAGCTCGATGAGATCCCCGAGACCGAAGCGCCGGTGGTGTTTTCGGCCCATGGCGTGCCCAAGAGCGTGCCGGCCGATGCGCGCTCGCGCAACATGTTCTTCCTCGATGCCACCTGCCCGCTCGTCTCCAAGGTGCATGTGGAGGCCCAGCGCCATCATGCCGAAGGGCACGAGATCGTTCTGATCGGTCACCGCGGGCACCCCGAGGTAGTGGGCACGATGGGGCAGCTTCCCGAGGGGTCGATCACGCTGGTCGAGACGGTGGCCGATGCCGAGGCCTTCCAGCCGCAGCATCCCGAGACCCTGGCCTTCGTGACGCAGACGACGCTCTCGGTGGATGACACCAGCGAGATCGTCGCGGCACTGCGGCGCCGGTTCCCGGCGATCAACGGCCCGCACAAGGAAGACATCTGCTACGCGACCACAAACCGGCAGGAAGCCGTCAAGCAGGTGGCGCCCGAGGTCGATGCGATGATCGTGGTGGGCTCGCCCAATTCCTCGAACTCGCTGCGGCTGGTGGAAGTGGCAGAGCGCGCCGGCTGCAAGGTGGCGATGCTGGTGGACCGCGCCTCCGAGATCGACTGGACGCGCCTCGATGGCATCCGGTCGCTCGGTGTTTCGGCCGGTGCATCCGCCCCCGAGAGCCTGGTGGACGAAGTCATCGAGGCCTTCGCGCAGCGCTACGAGATCAAGGTTGAAAGCCGGGTGACGGCGCGCGAGAACATCGCGTTCAACGTCCCGCGCGAACTGCGCTCAGTTTCCGTTCAGGTTGCGGGCTGA
- the rnhA gene encoding ribonuclease HI, which yields MADVVTIHTDGACSGNPGPGGWGAILEYGGKRKELKGGEALTTNNKMELTAAIEALSALKRPCKVELYTDSQYVKNGVQGWVHNWKRNGWRTADKKPVKNVELWQALDAAVQRHDVSWHWVKGHAGHDLNERADELANEGMAPFKKNGRRDEIVPPV from the coding sequence ATGGCTGATGTCGTTACGATCCACACAGACGGCGCGTGCTCGGGCAATCCCGGGCCGGGCGGCTGGGGCGCAATCCTGGAATATGGCGGCAAGCGCAAGGAACTGAAGGGCGGCGAAGCCCTCACGACCAACAACAAGATGGAGCTGACCGCCGCCATCGAGGCGCTCAGCGCGCTCAAGCGCCCGTGCAAGGTCGAACTCTATACCGACAGCCAATACGTCAAGAACGGCGTGCAGGGCTGGGTGCACAACTGGAAGCGCAACGGCTGGCGGACCGCAGACAAGAAGCCGGTCAAGAACGTCGAGCTCTGGCAGGCGCTCGATGCCGCCGTGCAGCGGCACGACGTTTCCTGGCACTGGGTCAAGGGCCATGCCGGCCACGACCTCAACGAGCGGGCCGACGAGCTGGCCAACGAAGGCATGGCGCCGTTCAAGAAGAACGGCCGGCGCGACGAGATCGTGCCTCCGGTTTGA